The Cervus elaphus chromosome 30, mCerEla1.1, whole genome shotgun sequence genome segment CGCGTGTTGTCCCGTCGCTGAGCTGTCCTCCCCGCGTTCCCCTTGTTGCCCCCACCGTAGCCGGTTGCCATTAGACCCGAATTCCCCGCCTTCTCAGCGGCTCTGGGGTGAGCCGCGGTGCTCCTGCCCCGTCCCCCCAGGGGGCTCTCGCTGGCCGCGGCCTCTCTCCTTCGGGTTCGGAGCCTGCGGTGACAGGTCTGAACTCGCCCCCGGCGGCTGCCAATCCAGGCTGAGGCCGCCCTTTCCACTTCCCTCCAGGAGCCCAGGCCCCTCATGGCGGGCAGGTGCCAGTTCTACTCCAGCGGAGCTGGCTACCTACATGACGTCTACCAGACAGAGGTAAGGGCCGGGGCTGGTCCTCCCTCTGACCCACGGCCTCTCCCTGGGGCCACGGCCCTGCCCACATCGGGCTGTCCCGCCCCAGCGTGCCTCTGCCGCATCCTCACCACCTGTCTGGTGAGGAGCCTGGCGTCTGGCGTTACCTTCACCCTGGACTCACAGTGGCCCCCCGTCCACGTGTCCAGTCTGTGTGGCTTTTGAGATGAGCCTTTTAATGACTAATTAGTGCAACATAAGGCTCAGATACCACACTCACGGGAGCCCCGGCTCGCCGGCCGTCCTGGGCTGAGGACACAGGGCGCTTTCACGTCTGTTCTGGGAGTGACGGGGGTGTGGTGGCCGCGTGGCCCCTCTGTCCTGCCATCTCTCACCTCACTGTCTAGTCTGTGAAGACTGGTCAGTTTGGTTAAACACAGCCTCTGACGCTGTGTGCGGAGGTCAGGAAGGGGCGTGGGGCGGCGGTGGGGAGCAGGCAGGAGCAGGCGCGTGGTGGAGGCCTCGTGGCTTCTGGGGATGCTGCCTTCAGGGAGAAGGGCCTCTGTGGCCACCCGCCCGCCCAGTGGGACAGCCCTTCTCCGGGGGCCTGGCCCGCTCCCGGAGGGAGCTTTGGGGCCTCGTCCCAGTCCGTGGGGGCCATTGCCCGAGTCCCTGCCCTCACTCACGCACGCTCCTCCCCGCAGGTCCTCCCTAAGCTCCTTGGCCTCCCTCTGCAGCTGGGTGGTCCCTGCCCCACTTACTGCCCACCTGGAGGGTCTCCCACGCGGAGGGGTCCCTCCCTGGAGGCACAGGGCCGAGGCCCTCTCCCCCACCTCGTCCAGCAGCAGGCGCCGCTCACCTGGTCCCTTATGTGGCCCTGTAGGGAGGCCGTGTTGCCCACCAGCCTCTGCACCTGACCTGGAAGAAGACCGGGCGGTCAGGAAACGCACTTGGGAGGGGCGGCTGCCCGGCTGGGGGGCAGAGTGCCGggggagggtgagggtgagggcggGCAGGCGTAAGCACCTGGCTGCCTCTCTGCTTGCAGGTCACCTGTCCTTCCCCAAACGGCGGGTGTCCGCTGAAGGTGAAGAGCAACACCTGCTACTGCTGCGATCTCTACGACTGCCAGGGGTGAGAGGCTGCAGGGCCGGGAGGTGCAAGCCCGGGGCCTGGGCAGGCGTGTCGGGGGAGGCCTCCTGGTGGGCTTGTGCTGGGGGCCGCGACCCTGCTTCTGGAGGGGCTGGGGTCAGGATCACCGCCCCCTCTGGCCCTGgttccctggggaggggctggtggcAGGCGCGGGGCCCTGGGGTGTTTCAGAGCCGTGTTCCCTGCCCCCCGCTGAGGCTGGGGGGTTTTTCTGGGGTTTGGTCCAGCCCTGGAGGTAAATCTCGATTCTATGGGGACCACCCCCCGAAGCCTAGGACCCCTGGAGTTTTGGGCCAGTGCAGGGCTTGCAGGGCTGTGTGTCCTGCTCTTCTCAGAGGCCTGGGGCGCTCCTGGGTGAAAATGGCCTCGGGGTCCGCTGCCTGCTGCATCTCCCTGCAGAGGCCCCAGGCCCCTGCTGTGCCCCGCTCGCCCAGGCAGCGCCTCCGCGACTGGGGGTGACGCATGCCCCCCGCCGCGCAGCGCCCGGAGCCCCCCAGCCTACCACGAGTTCGTGGGCGTCGGTGCCTGCCGCGACGCGCTCCAGCTCTACTGGCTGCTCTGGGCCTCGGCTGTGCTCAACgtcctggggctgctgctggggGTCATCACCGCCGCCGTCCTGGGGGCCTTCAAGGACGCGGTGAGTGCCCCCACTGTGCTGGCCGCCGCCTCGCCCTTCGGCTCGTCCTCCCTGAGGCGTGAGTGGCCTGAGCCCGCTCCGGGATAGAGCGGGACGCGGAGCCCAATCTCTAACGGCCCTGCCACGCCGCCCTGGCCCGCGGCCCGCAGAATCCCAGCGCCTCCGCCCCGCGGGTCCAGGGCTCGGGCCTGCACGTCCCCAGGCAGAGGTAACTCTGTGTGCGTCCCCGAGAGTCTGCCTCAGCATCTAGCCGGCTCTCCCCAGGGGACCGGCTGCTCCAGGCCGTGTTCTCAAGCGGAGCCCGCGGGGCACCTCCCACAACCGCCCCATCCTCGGAGGTGCCACACACGAGGCCCCCGACACCCGGGAGTGTGCACGACCGCCCGCACCAGCAACCACGCTCCCGTCACCCAGCTTTAGAGAGAAGGCCGTGTGAACTCACCTCCAAACGCCCCCGCGAATGGCCGGCGGGCCGCTTGTTACTATTGCCCGGGAGACTGGCCATTGCCCGCATCTCTCAGCTTAGCCTGGAGCCTCTCAAGGGTTGTGATGTGTTTCTAGGTTTCCTGAccccagaagaatcctgggagcCATGGGAGACCCCGATGCCCCCGTAACCACCCTTCTCCCCAGCTCCCACCCTGGGCCATGCAGACCCCTGGCCCAGCTTCTGCTTGGTCATAAGGCTCAGCAACCAGCCCATCATCTTGCCCTTGGGATGGCCGGGGTCAGTGGGGCCCTCTCGGGGGGCTTCTCCTGCTGTGGCCAGTCAGGGTGTTCCCCTGGCAAATCTTCGAGGACAGGGAGGTTAGTCTTGATGGCTGCACAGAGTCTGGTTTGGGCCCTGTGAGCCTGGTGGAGGCGGCTGGTCTGTCCCCAGGGACGGTGGTCagcctgatgggcttcccagaAGGGGCCCTGTGCTCACTGAGTTTGTGGTAAAACCACTGCAGCTTCTCTGGGGAATGTGGCCCCCCCAGAAAGGCCGCTCATTACACAGGACGCAGCTGTGTGTAAGCCATGTGCCAGACAAATTCCTCTCGCAAACCCAGAGCTCTGGGGTGTTGGGAAAAGCAAGCAAAGTGACTCCTTAGAATTTACATCTATGAGTAGATGCTCTTGTAAGTGTAGTGCATCTTATAATTGAGGAATTATCATAAACGGAGACACTTCATTCGCCACCCAAAGGTCTCTGCTGCCACGGCTCTGGCAGGCAGGTGCCAGGTGGGCTTTAATTCTGGTCAGAGGGAGACCCGTGGGAGGACGTGGACGCTGTCCCCTGGGAACCCCACAGGATGACAGCTGTGTCCTGCATGACCGCCGGACAGGGCTGCCCAGAGCCAGGCTCAGCCGACACGTCTCCATCCTCTGTGGCAGGTCCCGCTGGCCCATCTGGCCTACGGCCCGTCCATAGCGCCTCGGGTCCTCTGTGACCCCGCCCAGCAGATCCTGGCCTACTCGGGTTTCCGCGCCGGGCCCCTGGCCATCCCCACCTGCTCGTCCTACCCGCTGCCCCTGCAGGTAGGCTGAGTGCCCCGGCCGGGGCGGGGCTCACGGTACGGCAGCCTTCACCTGGGACGTGCTGCTCGGGCGGGACACGGGGGCGGGGGGCTTGGGCTGGAGGAGTGTGGGAGTCTGTGGGGGGCGGTGCAGCTGGTGTGGACCAGCAAGGGGGGCAGGATGGCATGGGGGGGGCGTCCCCAGGCCCCTTGCAGGACGTTTGACGGCCCCGGGGGTGCGTTTTGGGTGTCCTTTGCTCCTTGTGGCCCTGGAGACCCAGCCAGCTGACCTtttggggcctcagttttcttaaccCCCATCCGGGGCCCCGGAAGTTGGCTGCAATTTCCTGGCCAGACCGACTGGGTGGGCCAGCTGCCTGGCCCCCGGGATGTGCCAGAGTCCCCGAGTGGCGCCTGCGGGTTTGCCAGCCTCCAGCCATTCCTTACCCTCGACAGCGGCCACCACACAGGGTAACACACCTCTGGGGGCCCTGGGGTGCTGTGGGAGGAGGCGTGTGGGGTGAAGCCTTGTTCATAGAGCGGCATTGCCGGACCACCCACCAGCCACCAGCACACCCCCAGCACGACGGCCAGAGTGTCAACTGTCGTCCTGTGGCCTCGGGGGGCAGAGGGCTTCCATTTTGGGGGGGGTGGCCTTGGCACATCCTCTGGTCTGTACCAATGACGATGAGGGCCTGATTAGCTTTCACCAGCAACACGTGTAGGAGCATAATTCCATGCACAGCAGTAATCAGACTCCGAGGAGATGCCGTGTGTGTCTcgtcaggaggagaaggacagACGGCTGCTCCCAGCGGAGGAGGAAAGGGACTCTGCAAGTGTTCCATCCAGTCATTGGCAGCGGAAAACACTCCTACACGACAGAGGGAGCGAGCAGCTGTTGGGGGCTGGTTTGAGCAGTTAGTCGAAAGAAAAATCGCAGAAGGGAACTCACCTTCCTCACTCCCTGGGCTGCCTGGTCAGGAGTAAGGACCCACCGAGAACCAACTCACATGCTGTCACTAAGGGCCTTGCATCCAGTAAATAAGGGCCTCGCATCCTTCACTAAAGGACTTTTTGTCTGCCCTCCTGATGGTATCGCCTGAGTGAGCAGAGCCTGGTTTAACTCTGCTCTGCGGTGGCTTCCTCCCTGGTTCCTGGAGGTTTGTTCCTTGTTTCCTggtggttttctctgtggtccatggtggttttctctgtggtccgTGGTGGTTTTCCCTGTGGTTCCTggtggttttctctgtggtccgTGGTGGTTTTCTCTATAGTTCCTGGTGGTTTTCCCTGTGGTTCCTGGTGGTTTCCTCTGTGGGTCGTGGTGGTTTTCCCTGTGGTTCCTGGTGGTTTACTCTGTGTTTGTGTGGTTTGTTCCATGGTTTCTGGTGGCTTTCTCTGTGGTTCCCACTGGATTATTCCGTGGTTGGTGTGGTTTACTCCCTGGTTCTCTCAGTGGCTCATTTCCAATGAAGAACAGAGTGTGCATGTGCACAGTGGGGGCTGGGGTCCCTGCAGACCTGAGAGGATGTTCTCTAGAGATTTCCTCTGTTGTCCGAGGTCAGAAAGAAGTGTGaatttgagagagagaaagcaacagaggtgggcaggggcccAGGGCCCTTGGATCCCAGAGCCTCCTTAGAGGGTCTCTaggaggaggggcaggcaggcagatGCCCCCTGGCCCTGAGTTCCTGATGGGTGGAGAGCAAGGACCCGCTCGGCCCCGCCTCAGACCAGAGGCTGCATGCACTCACCTTGTCCCATCGCCGAAGGGGTTGCTTGCTTTACTTACTTCAAGTTGGTTTTAAGCAGGCATTTTTAACCCTTAGAagttaaggaaaaaagagaaatttaagagGTTTGTTGGCTGGCGGGAATAAACGGGAAGAAACTggaagttttgtttgtttaaaacctGTGCCATGCCCCAACATTTTCTTTGCAGGGTCACTTTGCATCCAGGTGTGTTAGTGTGGGGTCTCCTGAGATACAGTAGCATGTAGCGTGTGATACAGAGCCAGTAGCGTGTCTCACAGAGTAGATGCACAGAGAGATGTATTTATAGATGGAGGTGGGGCAGGCATAGACCTAGAGGTAGAGAAATAGAGTGCTAGAGGAAGAGAGTCCCAAAGCTGTAGGCCAGGCCACAGGCCGGAGGCCCCGGGAAGAGTCGGTTTTGCAGTTTGCGTCTGAAGGTGTCTGGAGACGGAATTCCCTCGCTCGGGGACCTCAGTCATTTCCTCTTCAACTGATTGAATGAGGCCCACCAGCAACAGAGAGTGTGATCTGCTGGTCTACATGCTCATCACAGCTACAAAACACCCTCAAGATGACATCTAGATGGTAGTCTGGCACCTGGGCACTGACTGTGGTTTAGCCAAGTTgatgcataaaattaaccatcacgcactatggaaaacattgatattcttcatttttcccttaaaatatgAAACGTTGAGTAAGCCCAGGGTCCCAGACAAGCTGGGCAGCCTTTTCCTGGGACAGAGTTTGCGTGTTCGTGTGTCCAGTGTCAGGTGGTCGACAGCCACCCTTCTGAGTGTCGAGACTGGTGTCCCACAGGCGAGGTGGGGGCCCCGTGGGGCTGAGTCAGGGCCTCCTGTGGCCCCTGGGAACGCAGCCTCATCAGGAAGCAGTCACTGCCTGCAGGCCTGGGCCTGGGGGTTGAGCCCAAGTGGGGTCCCAGGGGCTCCCGTGAGCTAAGGAGGCTTTTCTGTTTGATTGCAGCTGCCCGGTGGCTTCGCGGCCTCACCCAGCTCCGACCTCCCTCTTCCCGAGGACTCGCAGCCTCAGCCCAGCTCCAGCTGCCGACACCCACCCAgcgcccccacccacctccttccCAGGGAGAAGCCCCCTCCCTACACGCCGTGATGTAGAGGGCAGAGATGGAAAGCAGTAGTTTGGTCTGTTTAAGAACaaagcagccccctccccactgtgGCTGCCTGCTGGAGACCCTCCTGCAGACCCTCCCTGGAGACCCTCCTGGAGATCCTCCCTGCAGACCCTCCTGGAGACCCTCCTGCAGACCCTCCCTGGAGACCCTCCTGCAGACCCTCCCTGGAGACCCTCCTGCAGACCCTCCTGGAGACCCTCCTGCAAACCCTTCTGCAGACCCTCCCTGGCACATCTGTGCAGGAGAGGCCAGGACCGAGCAGGGGACCCCAGTGGTGAGGCTGCTCCACCCCTCGTGAGACCACACCCCCAGCGGAGCTAAAATTCCCCCTGAAGCGGCAGGGCTCTGGCCTCACTGCTTCCAGGgcagttttttttctcttctgtcctcCTCATCCGTCATCATGCACGTTACCAAAGGCAGCGAGGCTGTGCGCTGTGAGGGCCGCCTCCCTGGAGATGTgctgttcatgtgtgtgtgtcccaggGAGGGCAGGGTGGCCGCCCTCAGCACGGCCCTCCTGGTGCGCGTCTGCCCAGGGCAAGTCCTCCGGGCTTGAGTGTAAGCTCCGCGTCCACAGCTTGTGCTGGCCAGGGGTCCGCTTGGGCTCTGCTCCAGTGGTGTCTGGGGGTTGGGCGAGCTCCTGGGGCTGTGTCTGTCCCGACTGTCAGCCCCCGGGGTGTCCAGCAGAGCCGGGTCTGCTCTTCGGCGGGGGGACCCCACATGGGCCCCTAGCCTGCAGAGCAGGTGCCCCTAAGATGCCGGCTCTCTGCTGAGAAACCCCTGCAGGGGCCGCCTGG includes the following:
- the TMEM255B gene encoding transmembrane protein 255B; this translates as MQPLPPPVPGPMALLDTTGERAGFVRRKKTTLWFVGALLVVSASILTVGLAATTRTENVTVGGYYPGIILGFGAFLGIIGINLVENRKQMLVAAIVFISFGVVAAFCCAVVDGVFAARHIEPRPLMAGRCQFYSSGAGYLHDVYQTEVTCPSPNGGCPLKVKSNTCYCCDLYDCQGARSPPAYHEFVGVGACRDALQLYWLLWASAVLNVLGLLLGVITAAVLGAFKDAVPLAHLAYGPSIAPRVLCDPAQQILAYSGFRAGPLAIPTCSSYPLPLQLPGGFAASPSSDLPLPEDSQPQPSSSCRHPPSAPTHLLPREKPPPYTP